ATCGCTACGACGCGCCGTGCCGTCCCGGCGCCGCGCCCCTCTCCCGTGGGCTCGCGGAGAACCTGTTTCGTCTGCTCGGGCTCGACGGCAGCTCGCGCCGGGAGAACCTCGATCTCTTCACTGAGAGGGGTCTCTTCCTCGTCGATACGGTCAGGTGCGTCTTTCGGAAGAACCGTAAGCCTGCCATCCCGGCAGATCTGGTCAGGATGAGCGCCCAAAAGACGCTCGCCCCGGAACTTGCCGCCCTCGCCCCGGAGTACGTCGTCGCCCTCGGGAATACGGCGCTCACCGGCCTTCGGTGTATCGAGCCCTACGCGAGCGCTCTCTGTGGTGCCGGGACGATCACCGGGCTATCCCGGGAGGCG
This sequence is a window from Methanoculleus horonobensis. Protein-coding genes within it:
- a CDS encoding uracil-DNA glycosylase family protein — its product is MDPRHSPAAMREAYRLYAAARPDLGGILLPGLLPHDACDAASRRSGRVKVLFVAESPPWAAGRHEIAEPADCRSPGYPYFWNDRYDAPCRPGAAPLSRGLAENLFRLLGLDGSSRRENLDLFTERGLFLVDTVRCVFRKNRKPAIPADLVRMSAQKTLAPELAALAPEYVVALGNTALTGLRCIEPYASALCGAGTITGLSREAIFEESRLLCLPYPGGRNRRYLDAIESGFDILRNLSR